CTAACGCACGCACTTCAATATATTCAACACCGCGACGCTGCAATGCTTCTGAAGGCTTTTCTCCTGACTCCGCTACGCGTTTAGGACGAATAGGCGCGTACAGTTCATTTTCAATTTGCAAGACATTGCTGTTTAGTTGGCGATATTCACCATCTACCTTAACGCCAATTTTATCAAAATCATCCGAAGCCAATGAAATTGCTTCTTTAACGCCTTCAACATATGAGGCTAAATTGTTGTAGCAAATATTCAGCGCTGATTGTGCGCTATTGGTATAACCTAAATCACTCATGCGCAGCGACGTGGCATGCTCTAAATACAGATAACCCGTTTTAGAGCGTTTGAATGGCAATTGATGTGGCTTGTCTTGCAAGAACGAACTACACAGTATCGGAGAGCTGCCAAACAAGTAAGGAATTAACCAGCACAATCGTTTGTAATTGCGAATAAGTGCAAAGTAGCGCTCTGAAACAAAGGTTTGTAAATCTCGTGTATCACCATCTATCTGCTGAATAGCACGCCAAAAATCTTCAGAAAAAGAAAAGTTAAAATGAATGCCTGCGATTACCTGCATCATGCTGCCATAGCGGTTTTTCAGCCCTTGGCGATATACGGTTTTCATACGACCAACGTTAGAGCTGCCGTATTGCGCGAGCGGAATTTGGTCATCGTCTTCAACAAAGCACGGCATACTTAATGGCCATAACAACTCACCATCAATATTTTCGTAGGCATACTTTTGAATATCTTCCAGTTGAGCGATGGTTTGCTCTGCTGAGCCACTTACTGGCGTAATAAACTCAAGTAAGGTTTCTGAATAGTCAGTCGTAATGTATGGATGTGTTAGGGCGGATCCTAAACTTTCGCGATGAGGCTGAGTTGATAGCCTTCCCTCACTTACCACCCGCAAAGCTTCACGCTCAACACCACGCTTGATTCCTGAAACGGCAGCTAAATGTTCATCGGCTGATAAGGCTTGTAAATACTGATTAAGAGATGAGGTCAAAATGGCTCCGCCGCCTAGCGTATAATTCGAATTGGTTACAATGTAAGGGTAATTGATGATAATTCAATACGCTAGCTAGTAAACTTTACCAAAAGTTACAAAATAAAAAGGTGCGCCCAGTGTCAATGGGTGCGAAAATAACCCTGATTATTAGTATTTCGTATAAACAGCCCAATTTAAAGAACACTTTATGCAAGACTCCGCTCTCAGTTTACTTCCTCCATTTGTCGCCATTTTAATTGCCGTTTGGCGACGCAATGCCTTAATGGCACTGCTCGTTGGTGTACTACTTAGTCATTTAATGGTTGCGAACTGGCAACCGATGAGTGGTGCATCAGGTGCGATTTCCGGCTTTGCTGACGTGTTTTCATCAACGGGTAATGTATATATTATTTGTTTCAGTTTATTAATTGGCGCTATGGTGAAGCTGCTCAGTGAAGCTGGCGCGGTTAATGGCTTTATTGAACACTTAGCTAAGTTAAAACTCGTTAAAACCAAGCGCCAAGCCAGCATGTTACCGACACTGATTGGTTCCAGTATTTTCACCGATACAAACCTGAGTATGTTCACTGCCGGCATGGCAAGCCAGCAGTTATTCGACCGCCATAAACTAAGTCGAGCTCGCTTGGCTTATTTGCTCGATTCAACCTGCGCCCCGATAAGTATTTTGTTCTTAATTAATGGCTGGGGCGCTTATGTTCTTGGTTTGCTAGATGGATTTAGTTTTGACGATCCAGTTAGCGTATTAATTGGCACAATAGGCTATAACTTTTATGCCATTATTGCCGTTGCTCTGGCCTATTACACCGCATACTCAGGTAAAGCTTTTGGCCCTCTGGCAAACGCAACAAGCATAGTGAACACGGCAACTGAGTCAAGCGACACAAAAATTGGCCCTGCACGCGTGATGTGGGTGCCATTAATTGCACTACTAGCAATTACTTTAACCTTGTTATTTATCACGGGTGACGGCGACATGCGTCGCGGCTCTGGCTCATTCTCAGTGTTTTGGGCCATCGTTAGTAGCTGCGTGTTAGTAATTGGCATGATCAGCTATTACCGCCTACTTAGTGCACAAGCAATGGCTAAAATATTCGTTAATGGCCTTTGGTATATGGCACCTGTGGTAATGATTCTAGTGTTGTCATTTGCCTTTGGTGATGTCATTAAAGCGCTTGGTACTGGCACTTATGTTAGTGAATTAATGCAGGTGGAAGTCCCACTATTTTTAATTGCGCCAATTATCTTTTTAGTTGCTGCGGTAATGGCATTTGCCACCGGCACCTCGTGGGGTACTTTTGCCATCTTGATCCCAATTGCTGTGCCAATTGCCATGCAAACTGGGCTGCCCGTGTCTTTCCTTGTTGCGGCTGTGCTAGGTGGCGGTATTTTTGGTGATCATTCTTCGCCGATTTCAGACACCACAGTGGTTGCTTCTATTGCCAGCGGCTGTGATCATTACGAACACGTAAAAACCCAGCTACCTTATGCCTTGTTTGGCGCCATGTTAACCATAGTGATCTACATCTTGATTGGTCTTAGCTTTTAATGGCTTATGAGTTTGAGTTGGTTGACGAACAACCAGATTTTGTACTAGTAAACAAAGCGCCAAACGTTAACTTTCACGATGAAGGTGAGCTTGGCGCAGGCTTGTTTTCACAAGTAAAAAGCCAGCTTGAACTGACCGAGCTTTACCCGGTTCATCGACTAGACAAGCTAACTTCAGGCTTAGTTATCTTTGCCAAAAACCTTGCTGCAGCGCGTACCTTTGAGCAGCTTTTTCGTGAACATCAAATTGATAAGTATTACATTGCGTTAAGCGATAAAAAGCCGAAAAAAAAGCAAGGATTAATCAAAGGCGATATGGCGAAAAGCCGCCGTGGTATGTGGAAGTTAATGCG
The nucleotide sequence above comes from Thalassotalea euphylliae. Encoded proteins:
- the gshA gene encoding glutamate--cysteine ligase codes for the protein MTSSLNQYLQALSADEHLAAVSGIKRGVEREALRVVSEGRLSTQPHRESLGSALTHPYITTDYSETLLEFITPVSGSAEQTIAQLEDIQKYAYENIDGELLWPLSMPCFVEDDDQIPLAQYGSSNVGRMKTVYRQGLKNRYGSMMQVIAGIHFNFSFSEDFWRAIQQIDGDTRDLQTFVSERYFALIRNYKRLCWLIPYLFGSSPILCSSFLQDKPHQLPFKRSKTGYLYLEHATSLRMSDLGYTNSAQSALNICYNNLASYVEGVKEAISLASDDFDKIGVKVDGEYRQLNSNVLQIENELYAPIRPKRVAESGEKPSEALQRRGVEYIEVRALDVNPFSATGISLEQMRFLDVFLTYCALAPSPEMTAELQKRYEHNMDKVVLRGREPELKLNDDNQCKTIPEWGGELFEEFMQVAKLLDKAYGADDYQVVTSSEFAKVKDASLTPSAKLVDMVVNQEAKYTALALGKASEYREQQMANGYQTFDLEMLTQAAKQSHLDQKAIEENDTRDFDSFLADYFKA
- a CDS encoding TIGR01621 family pseudouridine synthase, which produces MAYEFELVDEQPDFVLVNKAPNVNFHDEGELGAGLFSQVKSQLELTELYPVHRLDKLTSGLVIFAKNLAAARTFEQLFREHQIDKYYIALSDKKPKKKQGLIKGDMAKSRRGMWKLMRTMENPAITQFFSTSLIAGLRAYLLKPHSGKTHQIRVALSSIGAPILGDTLYGNPGSEKFVADRGYLHAYALRFTYQDKLFDYLQTPNFGEHFQSAEALAWLSSTSPPWQQAWPKC
- a CDS encoding Na+/H+ antiporter NhaC family protein, whose amino-acid sequence is MQDSALSLLPPFVAILIAVWRRNALMALLVGVLLSHLMVANWQPMSGASGAISGFADVFSSTGNVYIICFSLLIGAMVKLLSEAGAVNGFIEHLAKLKLVKTKRQASMLPTLIGSSIFTDTNLSMFTAGMASQQLFDRHKLSRARLAYLLDSTCAPISILFLINGWGAYVLGLLDGFSFDDPVSVLIGTIGYNFYAIIAVALAYYTAYSGKAFGPLANATSIVNTATESSDTKIGPARVMWVPLIALLAITLTLLFITGDGDMRRGSGSFSVFWAIVSSCVLVIGMISYYRLLSAQAMAKIFVNGLWYMAPVVMILVLSFAFGDVIKALGTGTYVSELMQVEVPLFLIAPIIFLVAAVMAFATGTSWGTFAILIPIAVPIAMQTGLPVSFLVAAVLGGGIFGDHSSPISDTTVVASIASGCDHYEHVKTQLPYALFGAMLTIVIYILIGLSF